In one window of Frigoriglobus tundricola DNA:
- a CDS encoding SGNH/GDSL hydrolase family protein: protein MTTTEKDDGMGLPHEPPAPGVPRRGTFWGYALVALQLALILLIVRTYEVGSRLHFFPVLCVAAGGFLVHAALPPRFRLAFFCFLSLATVVFVLGAPDGALVIGIGAGLIGAGYLPVPFRVRAGLVLGAGLVLAVLRLDLTSPFWPVLGSMFMFRLIVFLHELQRAPARPPLGLTVAYFFPLPNVCFLFFPIFGFKTFRDTYRPGAGWADAQVGIGFLTTGLVHLLAYRLVKYYVLPSPHQLGDAAHLALFLAANYALYLHVSGYFHIITGVFHLFGFGVPRTHHNYFLAASPTDIWRRINIPWKEFMAAVFFFPAFYATRRAGTRAALAAAALWVFAMTWFLHSYQVFWITGGFTLDAFDAGLWLAAGALVAGNLMYDYARARRPRTAPDGSAGGAVRRAAAVVGTFVLVSVFWTCWNTPELLALVRVQATDPRWLAGGGRVAAVLAGAVAAGAAIQLALARPARSREPGRPSPARAAGVRVALLVVAAAAGRHEVAAQFGPEVARRVGEIRRESVTPIEAARAVRGYYEDIADAPVRAGAWLAALEGRPAPPRRTAYADLCQPADALIGHELIPGWAGDVEGYRLTINRYGMRDRSDRTREKPPGARRVALVGSSVVMGWGVGDEETFARLVEDRLNAGGAAPRYELLNFGTGKSSAIQRLAVVERRAFGFAPDAVFYFAHQDEFIEPPRHLVRLLASGYDLPPYLRDVARTAGLTPAMPPGEAEARLVPHATRIVSGVYRDLASVCRRRGVVPVWVYLPMPGVDEPPNLAREMSQLAQGAGFVVLDLSGWEGGRRSAEVKIGDVDPHANALGHRLIADRLEAAVRERPEVLGPP, encoded by the coding sequence GTGACTACGACCGAGAAGGACGACGGCATGGGGCTCCCGCACGAACCGCCCGCCCCCGGGGTTCCCCGGCGGGGCACCTTCTGGGGTTACGCTCTCGTTGCCCTTCAGCTCGCCCTGATTCTGCTCATCGTTCGCACATACGAAGTCGGCTCGCGCCTCCACTTCTTCCCCGTGCTGTGCGTCGCGGCCGGCGGGTTCCTGGTCCACGCCGCGCTGCCGCCGCGGTTCCGGCTCGCATTCTTCTGTTTCTTATCACTGGCAACCGTGGTCTTCGTCCTGGGGGCGCCGGACGGGGCCTTGGTGATCGGGATCGGCGCCGGGCTGATCGGCGCCGGCTACCTGCCGGTCCCGTTCCGGGTTCGGGCCGGTTTGGTACTCGGCGCCGGTCTCGTGCTGGCCGTCTTACGGTTGGACCTTACCAGCCCGTTCTGGCCGGTACTCGGGTCGATGTTCATGTTCCGCCTGATCGTGTTCCTGCACGAGTTGCAGCGGGCCCCGGCGCGCCCGCCGCTCGGGCTCACGGTGGCGTACTTCTTCCCGCTCCCGAACGTCTGCTTCCTGTTCTTCCCGATCTTCGGCTTCAAGACGTTCCGGGACACGTACCGGCCGGGCGCGGGGTGGGCGGACGCCCAGGTCGGGATCGGGTTCCTCACGACCGGGCTCGTGCACCTGCTCGCGTACCGGCTGGTCAAGTACTACGTGCTGCCGTCCCCGCACCAGTTGGGCGACGCCGCGCACCTGGCCCTGTTCCTGGCCGCCAATTACGCCCTGTACCTGCACGTGTCCGGGTACTTCCACATCATCACCGGCGTCTTCCACCTGTTCGGGTTCGGGGTGCCGCGGACCCACCACAACTACTTCCTGGCGGCGAGCCCGACGGACATCTGGCGCCGGATCAACATCCCCTGGAAGGAGTTCATGGCCGCGGTCTTCTTCTTCCCGGCGTTCTACGCGACCCGGCGGGCGGGCACCCGCGCCGCGCTGGCCGCGGCCGCCCTGTGGGTGTTCGCGATGACCTGGTTCCTCCACAGCTATCAGGTGTTCTGGATCACCGGCGGGTTCACCCTGGACGCGTTCGACGCCGGCTTGTGGCTGGCGGCCGGGGCGCTGGTGGCCGGGAACCTGATGTACGATTACGCGCGCGCCCGCCGCCCGCGGACCGCCCCGGACGGGTCCGCGGGCGGGGCCGTCCGCCGCGCCGCGGCCGTGGTCGGGACGTTCGTGCTGGTCAGCGTCTTCTGGACGTGTTGGAACACACCGGAGCTGCTCGCCCTGGTGCGGGTGCAGGCCACCGATCCGCGCTGGCTCGCGGGCGGCGGGCGGGTGGCCGCGGTCCTGGCGGGGGCGGTCGCCGCCGGGGCCGCGATCCAACTGGCCCTCGCGCGCCCGGCCCGGTCGCGGGAACCGGGGCGCCCGTCCCCGGCCCGCGCCGCGGGGGTCCGTGTCGCGTTACTGGTGGTGGCGGCCGCGGCGGGCCGGCACGAGGTCGCGGCGCAGTTCGGCCCGGAGGTCGCCCGCCGGGTCGGCGAGATCCGCCGCGAGTCGGTCACCCCGATCGAGGCGGCCCGCGCGGTGCGGGGGTATTACGAGGACATAGCGGACGCGCCGGTCCGGGCGGGGGCCTGGTTGGCGGCCCTGGAGGGCCGCCCCGCCCCGCCGCGCCGGACCGCCTACGCGGACCTGTGCCAGCCGGCCGACGCCCTGATCGGCCACGAACTGATTCCCGGCTGGGCGGGCGACGTGGAGGGGTACCGGCTGACCATCAACCGGTACGGGATGCGCGACCGCTCGGACCGGACCCGGGAGAAACCGCCCGGCGCCCGGCGGGTCGCGCTCGTCGGCTCGAGTGTGGTGATGGGCTGGGGGGTCGGCGATGAGGAGACGTTCGCCCGGCTCGTCGAGGACCGGCTGAACGCCGGCGGCGCCGCGCCGCGCTACGAACTGCTCAACTTCGGGACCGGCAAGAGTTCCGCGATCCAGCGCCTTGCGGTGGTCGAACGGCGGGCGTTCGGGTTCGCACCGGACGCGGTCTTCTACTTCGCCCACCAGGACGAGTTCATCGAACCGCCCCGGCACCTGGTGCGGTTGTTGGCGAGCGGCTACGACCTCCCTCCGTACCTGCGGGACGTCGCTCGGACGGCCGGGTTGACACCGGCCATGCCGCCGGGAGAAGCGGAGGCGCGGCTCGTGCCGCACGCCACCCGGATCGTGTCCGGCGTGTACCGCGATCTGGCGTCCGTGTGCCGCCGCCGGGGCGTGGTGCCGGTCTGGGTGTACCTGCCGATGCCGGGGGTCGACGAGCCACCCAATCTGGCGCGAGAAATGAGCCAGTTGGCCCAGGGGGCCGGGTTCGTCGTACTCGATCTGTCGGGGTGGGAGGGCGGGCGGCGGTCCGCCGAGGTCAAAATTGGGGACGTCGACCCGCACGCGAACGCGCTGGGGCACCGGCTCATTGCCGACCGGCTGGAAGCGGCGGTGCGCGAGCGGCCCGAGGTCCTCGGGCCGCCGTGA
- a CDS encoding DUF1559 domain-containing protein: MAQSRLFRSAFTLIELLVVIAIIAVLIGLLLPAVQKVREAAARMKCQNNLKQIGLACHAYHDANSTFPVGYSTGSAVPDTSWGWATSILPYAEQGNLFNALNPLNRTLQAAATDTAVGQPALQTRVSIYVCPSDTNPAGNVNDNRRFTGLGVASPGLSLSISNYVGNNGQNAAGIFTTTPVRITDITDGTSNTFLAGERRSNASNYAAVWAGKDDTQGSYAGSEAVVGYTLYQMQTGDTGTGTANPDLAFASNHTGGANFVLCDGSVRFVSQTISYKFETAPPYSATYSMLGDRNDGGVLGSDW; the protein is encoded by the coding sequence ATGGCTCAATCGCGATTGTTTCGCTCGGCGTTCACGCTGATCGAGTTGCTGGTGGTGATCGCCATCATCGCCGTCCTGATCGGCCTCCTGCTCCCCGCCGTCCAGAAGGTGCGCGAGGCCGCCGCCCGCATGAAGTGCCAGAACAACCTGAAGCAGATCGGTCTGGCGTGCCACGCCTACCACGACGCCAACAGCACGTTCCCCGTGGGCTACTCGACCGGCTCCGCCGTGCCGGACACCTCGTGGGGGTGGGCGACTTCCATTCTGCCTTACGCCGAGCAAGGGAACCTGTTCAACGCCCTCAACCCGCTCAACCGCACGCTCCAGGCCGCGGCCACGGACACGGCCGTCGGGCAACCGGCCCTCCAGACGCGGGTCTCGATCTACGTCTGCCCGTCGGACACCAACCCGGCCGGGAACGTGAACGACAACCGCCGGTTCACCGGCCTGGGCGTGGCGTCGCCGGGCCTCTCGCTGTCGATCTCGAACTACGTCGGCAATAACGGGCAGAACGCGGCGGGTATTTTTACCACCACCCCCGTCAGGATCACCGACATCACCGACGGGACGAGCAACACGTTCCTGGCCGGCGAGCGGCGGAGCAACGCCAGCAACTATGCGGCCGTCTGGGCCGGGAAGGACGACACCCAGGGGAGCTACGCGGGTTCCGAAGCGGTCGTCGGGTACACCCTGTACCAGATGCAGACCGGGGACACCGGTACCGGCACTGCGAACCCGGACCTGGCGTTCGCTAGCAATCACACGGGCGGGGCCAACTTCGTCCTGTGCGACGGCTCGGTCCGGTTCGTCAGCCAGACCATCAGCTACAAGTTCGAAACGGCGCCCCCGTACAGCGCCACGTACAGCATGCTCGGCGACCGGAACGACGGTGGCGTCCTCGGCTCCGACTGGTAA
- the egtD gene encoding L-histidine N(alpha)-methyltransferase has translation MISACTVRRETDQFLADILTGLSRPQKRLPSKYFYDAAGSRLFDRITELPEYYPTRTELAIVTAHAAAMADRCGPRCLLIELGAGSLVKVRLLLDRLDRPAGYVPVDVSGEHLRSAAAELGADYPGLGVAPVVADFTRPFELPPVPAARRVAYFPGSTIGNFDPSEADDLLRRVAGLVGPGGGLLLGLDLRKDPAVLEPAYNDTRGVTAAFNRNLLVRINRELGADFDPTAFRHRAFYNRERDRIEMHLVSAAEQSVQVCGRAFAFRAGESIHTENSYKYDLDDFARRAAECGWRAGASWTDEQRYFAVTYLTAATPGHAGLSPRPE, from the coding sequence ATGATTAGCGCGTGTACCGTCCGACGTGAGACCGATCAGTTCCTCGCGGATATACTGACCGGCCTGTCGCGCCCCCAGAAGCGGCTCCCGTCCAAATACTTTTACGACGCGGCCGGGTCGCGGCTGTTCGACCGCATCACCGAACTGCCCGAGTACTACCCCACCCGCACGGAACTGGCCATCGTGACGGCGCACGCCGCCGCGATGGCCGACCGGTGCGGACCGCGGTGCCTGTTGATCGAACTCGGGGCCGGGAGCCTGGTGAAAGTGCGGCTCCTGCTCGACCGGCTCGACCGGCCGGCCGGGTACGTCCCGGTGGACGTGTCCGGTGAGCACCTCCGGTCCGCGGCGGCGGAGCTGGGCGCGGACTATCCCGGTCTGGGCGTGGCGCCGGTAGTGGCCGACTTCACGCGGCCGTTCGAACTGCCCCCCGTGCCGGCGGCGCGGCGGGTGGCGTACTTCCCCGGCTCGACCATCGGTAACTTCGACCCGTCCGAAGCCGACGACCTGCTCCGCCGGGTCGCGGGGCTCGTCGGCCCCGGCGGCGGGCTGCTCCTGGGCCTCGACCTGCGGAAAGACCCCGCCGTGCTGGAGCCGGCGTACAACGACACCCGCGGCGTCACGGCGGCGTTCAACCGCAACCTGCTGGTGCGGATCAACCGCGAGTTGGGCGCCGATTTCGATCCGACCGCGTTCCGGCACCGGGCCTTTTACAATCGTGAACGGGACCGGATCGAGATGCACCTGGTGAGCGCCGCCGAGCAGAGCGTGCAGGTGTGCGGGCGGGCGTTCGCGTTCCGGGCCGGGGAGTCGATCCACACCGAGAACTCGTACAAGTACGACCTCGACGATTTCGCCCGCCGCGCCGCCGAGTGCGGCTGGCGCGCCGGGGCGAGTTGGACGGACGAGCAGCGGTACTTCGCGGTGACGTATCTGACCGCTGCCACCCCCGGGCATGCGGGCCTCTCACCTCGTCCCGAATAA
- the egtB gene encoding ergothioneine biosynthesis protein EgtB: MPGAEKVDADATQLAARFRAVRDETERLCAPLAVEDYQLQSMPDCSPPKWHLAHTTWFFETFVLSAHAPEFAPFHPKFNFLFNSYYDAIGDRWPRAARGLLSRPTVAEVYDYRRAVNAQMFALLSGADARALAVVGPLVELGLNHEQQHQELLITDLKHAFGSNPLRPAYAPPERRAPSGAAPPPRWERHAPGVRAVGHTGTGFAFDNEGPAHSVYVHGFEIAARPVNAGEFLRFVLDGGYDRPEFWLSDGWAARRREGWAAPLYWERDDDDWALFTLRGPRPLDPAEPVCHLSYYEADAYARWAGARLPTEFEWEVAAQTRAPTGHFLDSGNLHPAPGGGFYGDVWVWTASPYGAYPGFRPAAGAIGEYNGKFMCNQMVLRGGSCATPAGHARATYRNFFPPDARWQFSGLRLAKDLSA; this comes from the coding sequence ATGCCGGGAGCCGAAAAAGTGGACGCCGATGCGACGCAACTCGCGGCCCGGTTTCGTGCCGTTCGGGACGAAACCGAGCGCCTGTGCGCGCCGCTGGCGGTCGAGGACTACCAGCTCCAGTCGATGCCCGATTGCAGTCCGCCCAAGTGGCACCTGGCGCACACGACGTGGTTCTTCGAGACCTTCGTTCTGTCGGCGCACGCCCCCGAGTTCGCCCCGTTTCACCCGAAGTTCAACTTCCTCTTCAACTCGTACTACGACGCCATCGGCGACCGCTGGCCGCGGGCCGCGCGCGGGCTCCTGTCGCGTCCGACCGTGGCCGAGGTGTACGACTACCGCCGCGCCGTGAACGCGCAAATGTTCGCGCTCCTCTCGGGGGCCGACGCGCGGGCGCTCGCGGTCGTCGGCCCGCTCGTCGAATTGGGGCTCAACCACGAGCAGCAGCACCAGGAACTCCTGATCACCGATCTGAAACACGCTTTCGGGTCGAACCCGCTGCGGCCCGCGTACGCGCCGCCGGAGCGGCGCGCGCCGAGCGGGGCCGCGCCCCCGCCCCGGTGGGAGCGGCACGCGCCGGGGGTGCGGGCGGTCGGCCACACGGGGACCGGTTTCGCCTTCGACAACGAGGGGCCGGCCCATAGTGTTTACGTCCACGGCTTCGAGATCGCGGCGCGGCCGGTGAACGCCGGCGAGTTTCTGCGGTTCGTCCTCGACGGCGGGTACGACCGCCCCGAGTTCTGGCTCTCCGACGGCTGGGCCGCGCGCCGGCGCGAGGGGTGGGCCGCGCCCCTCTATTGGGAGCGCGACGACGACGATTGGGCGCTGTTCACGCTCCGCGGGCCGCGCCCGCTGGACCCGGCCGAGCCGGTGTGCCACTTGAGCTACTACGAAGCCGACGCCTACGCCCGGTGGGCCGGCGCCCGCCTGCCGACCGAGTTCGAATGGGAGGTCGCCGCCCAGACGCGGGCCCCGACCGGCCACTTCCTCGATTCCGGGAACTTGCACCCGGCGCCGGGCGGCGGGTTCTACGGCGACGTGTGGGTGTGGACCGCCAGCCCCTACGGCGCCTACCCCGGCTTCCGGCCGGCGGCGGGCGCGATCGGCGAGTACAACGGGAAGTTCATGTGCAACCAGATGGTGCTCCGCGGGGGCTCGTGCGCGACCCCGGCCGGGCACGCCCGCGCGACGTACCGCAACTTCTTCCCGCCCGACGCCCGATGGCAGTTCTCCGGCCTCCGACTCGCGAAGGATCTCTCCGCATGA
- a CDS encoding alkaline phosphatase family protein — translation MPRAVLLVLVLLLAAGAGVGSYLAFRPEPPKPVVEPTHPAVEPPAHADPKAAADRPKLVVLVVFDQMRGDYLARWADLYGPDGFERMKKGGIWFSECHIPYACTSTGPGHASLSTGAPPSVHGIIENEWYDRKSAAKMYCCQPTRPYALVPPLAADPKASTSRGSAIGYSPERLLAQTVADALFEETKGKGRVFSLSIKDRTAVLMGGQHPTGAYCFDTRDGKFHTGAYYGRDAAHPWVTEFNNAKRSDAWFDQKWERFKPELDYVKSSGPDDAPGEAPGFNGQGRTFPHPFRGKLEAPAKPYYEAVEASPAGNEMLFELVQKAVAAEKLGRGDAPDLLCVSFSSNDLIGHLYGPDSQEVLDVTLRADAIIGRFLKFLDAEVGAGQYAMVVTADHGVCPLPELASTRAKYPTAARKTVKELADGLEAALTAMYGKVGDAPTRWLELFDDDVWPWVYLKYESIEARKLKVDDVAAAACDWLANNPGFIETAFTRKELEGSAPAPAKPFRAAAALAYRPDRCGDVLVIPKPGVLVTKYPTGTNHGSPQPYDAHIPFLVYGAGVPALGERKEKVSSLSVAPTLAWGLGLPALKHAALYPPEAIPVKR, via the coding sequence ATGCCCCGTGCCGTTCTGTTGGTCCTCGTGCTGTTGTTGGCCGCCGGTGCCGGTGTCGGTAGTTACTTGGCGTTCCGACCCGAACCGCCGAAGCCCGTGGTGGAACCGACGCACCCCGCGGTCGAACCGCCCGCGCACGCGGACCCGAAAGCCGCGGCCGACCGGCCCAAACTCGTCGTGCTGGTCGTCTTCGACCAGATGCGCGGCGACTACCTCGCGCGGTGGGCCGACCTCTACGGCCCGGACGGGTTCGAGCGCATGAAGAAGGGGGGCATCTGGTTCAGCGAGTGCCACATCCCCTATGCCTGCACCTCCACCGGGCCGGGCCACGCGTCCCTCTCCACGGGCGCGCCGCCGTCGGTCCACGGGATCATCGAGAACGAGTGGTACGACCGGAAGAGCGCGGCGAAAATGTACTGCTGCCAGCCGACGCGGCCCTACGCCCTGGTGCCGCCGCTCGCGGCCGATCCGAAAGCCTCGACGAGCCGCGGATCGGCCATCGGCTACTCGCCCGAGCGCCTGCTCGCGCAGACCGTCGCCGACGCGCTCTTCGAAGAAACCAAGGGCAAGGGCCGCGTGTTCTCGCTCTCCATCAAGGACCGCACCGCGGTCCTCATGGGCGGGCAGCACCCGACGGGGGCGTACTGCTTCGACACCCGCGACGGCAAGTTCCACACCGGCGCGTACTACGGCCGCGACGCCGCCCACCCGTGGGTCACCGAGTTCAACAACGCGAAGCGGTCCGATGCGTGGTTCGACCAGAAATGGGAACGGTTCAAGCCCGAGCTCGACTACGTGAAGTCCAGCGGACCGGACGACGCCCCGGGCGAGGCGCCCGGGTTCAACGGCCAGGGCCGCACGTTCCCGCACCCGTTCCGGGGCAAGCTCGAGGCCCCGGCCAAACCGTACTACGAAGCGGTCGAGGCGTCCCCGGCCGGGAACGAGATGCTGTTCGAACTCGTTCAGAAGGCGGTCGCGGCGGAGAAGCTCGGCCGCGGCGACGCCCCGGACCTGCTCTGCGTCAGCTTCTCCTCGAACGACCTCATCGGCCACCTGTACGGCCCGGACTCGCAGGAGGTGCTGGACGTCACCCTGCGGGCGGACGCCATCATCGGCCGGTTCCTGAAGTTCCTCGACGCCGAGGTGGGGGCGGGCCAGTACGCGATGGTGGTCACGGCCGATCACGGCGTGTGCCCGCTCCCGGAACTGGCTTCGACCAGGGCCAAGTACCCCACCGCCGCCCGCAAAACGGTCAAAGAGCTCGCCGACGGCCTCGAAGCGGCGCTCACCGCGATGTACGGGAAGGTCGGTGACGCCCCGACGCGGTGGCTGGAGCTGTTCGACGACGACGTGTGGCCGTGGGTGTACCTGAAGTACGAGTCGATCGAGGCGCGGAAGCTGAAGGTCGACGACGTGGCCGCCGCCGCGTGCGACTGGCTCGCGAACAACCCCGGCTTCATCGAGACCGCGTTCACGCGGAAGGAACTGGAGGGCTCCGCCCCGGCGCCGGCCAAGCCGTTCCGGGCGGCCGCGGCGCTGGCCTACCGTCCGGACCGGTGCGGCGACGTGCTCGTGATCCCGAAGCCCGGTGTACTGGTCACGAAGTACCCGACCGGGACGAACCACGGCAGCCCGCAACCCTACGACGCCCACATCCCGTTTCTGGTGTACGGGGCGGGCGTGCCCGCGCTCGGCGAGCGCAAGGAGAAAGTGTCGTCGCTGTCGGTCGCGCCGACGCTCGCGTGGGGGCTGGGCCTGCCCGCGCTGAAGCACGCGGCGCTTTACCCGCCCGAAGCGATTCCGGTGAAGAGGTAG
- a CDS encoding prolyl oligopeptidase family serine peptidase: MFALPRALAAALGAAAVAFVALPASPTRADGPKDNIVENVRPVPPVGNEIPAEDLAEIKKGLGELQQLIRDTGTHELLPDVLVYEKAVRWAIEYKEVYDGKGAKPAATVKKVLKDGLDRAKALKDGKTPWATQTGGVLRGYASKIDGSVQPYWIIVPKDYDFAAKGKHRLDFWWHGRFENTVEAGFMANSPGAGGGIIPAPGALVLHPFGRFSNANKFAGEIDTFECLGHARKHYRIDEDRLVARGFSMGGAACWQYAVHYPTLWAANAPGAGFSETPEFLKVFQQEKIEPTWYEKKLWHLYNATDYAQNLFDLPTVAYSGEIDSQKQAADVMAREMKKVGLELTHIIGPKTGHSYEKGAKAEVNKLIDAIVEKGKPAPGDRKEIKFVTYTLRYNECDPVTVLGLEQHWRRAGVTGTIKDGITLQTENVSALRVSGLLDKIVIDGQPIGFPTATPPEKGYFEKVKGKWTMVLVPFPNQLVKRHGLQGPIDDAFMDAFVMVKPSGKPVNAKVGEWAEKEMKHATTHWRNQFRGDAPVRADTEITDADIKNNNLVLWGDPASNAVLAKIADKLPIKWTEKGVQVGTDAYEAGTHVPVLIYPNPLNPKKYVVINSGFTFREYDYLNNARQVPKLPDYAVIDVTTPPNARYPGKVVRAGFFGEKWELLADDGK, from the coding sequence ATGTTCGCTCTCCCCCGCGCCCTCGCCGCTGCCCTCGGCGCGGCCGCCGTCGCATTTGTCGCGCTCCCCGCGAGCCCCACACGTGCCGACGGCCCCAAAGACAACATCGTCGAAAACGTGCGACCGGTCCCACCGGTCGGTAATGAGATTCCGGCCGAAGACCTGGCGGAGATCAAAAAGGGACTCGGGGAACTGCAGCAGCTCATCCGGGACACCGGCACGCACGAACTGCTGCCGGACGTGCTCGTGTACGAGAAGGCGGTGCGGTGGGCCATCGAGTACAAGGAGGTCTACGACGGTAAAGGCGCCAAACCCGCGGCGACCGTAAAGAAGGTGCTGAAGGACGGCCTCGACCGGGCGAAGGCGCTCAAGGACGGCAAGACGCCGTGGGCGACGCAAACCGGCGGCGTGCTCCGCGGCTACGCATCGAAGATCGACGGCAGCGTGCAGCCGTACTGGATCATCGTCCCGAAGGACTACGACTTCGCCGCGAAGGGGAAGCACCGCCTCGACTTCTGGTGGCACGGCCGGTTCGAGAACACCGTCGAGGCGGGGTTCATGGCCAACTCGCCGGGCGCCGGCGGCGGCATCATCCCCGCGCCGGGCGCGCTCGTCCTGCACCCGTTCGGGCGCTTCAGCAACGCGAACAAGTTCGCCGGTGAAATCGACACCTTCGAGTGCCTGGGCCACGCCCGGAAGCACTACCGCATCGACGAGGACCGACTGGTGGCGCGGGGCTTCAGCATGGGCGGCGCCGCGTGCTGGCAGTACGCGGTGCATTACCCCACCCTGTGGGCCGCCAACGCTCCCGGCGCCGGCTTCAGCGAGACGCCGGAGTTCCTCAAGGTGTTCCAGCAGGAGAAGATCGAGCCGACCTGGTACGAGAAGAAGTTGTGGCACCTGTACAACGCCACCGACTACGCGCAGAACCTCTTCGACCTGCCCACGGTCGCGTACAGCGGCGAAATCGATTCGCAGAAGCAGGCCGCCGACGTGATGGCCCGCGAGATGAAGAAGGTCGGGCTGGAACTGACGCACATCATCGGCCCGAAGACGGGCCACAGTTACGAAAAGGGCGCGAAGGCGGAGGTCAACAAACTGATCGACGCCATCGTCGAGAAGGGCAAGCCGGCGCCCGGGGACCGCAAGGAGATCAAGTTCGTCACGTACACGCTACGGTACAACGAGTGCGATCCTGTGACCGTACTGGGGCTCGAGCAGCACTGGAGACGAGCCGGTGTCACCGGCACGATCAAAGACGGGATCACGCTACAAACGGAGAACGTGTCTGCGCTTCGGGTGAGCGGCCTGTTGGACAAGATCGTGATCGACGGTCAGCCTATCGGGTTCCCGACCGCCACGCCGCCCGAAAAGGGTTACTTTGAAAAAGTCAAAGGCAAGTGGACGATGGTGCTGGTTCCGTTCCCCAATCAACTCGTGAAACGGCACGGTCTTCAAGGCCCGATCGACGACGCCTTCATGGACGCCTTCGTGATGGTGAAGCCGTCCGGCAAACCGGTGAACGCCAAGGTCGGCGAGTGGGCCGAGAAGGAGATGAAGCACGCTACGACCCACTGGCGCAATCAGTTCCGGGGCGACGCCCCGGTGAGAGCCGACACCGAGATCACCGACGCGGACATCAAGAACAACAACCTCGTCCTGTGGGGCGACCCGGCCAGCAATGCGGTACTCGCCAAGATCGCCGACAAGCTGCCCATCAAGTGGACCGAGAAGGGGGTACAGGTCGGCACGGACGCCTATGAGGCCGGCACGCACGTCCCGGTGCTGATCTACCCGAACCCGTTGAACCCGAAGAAGTACGTCGTCATCAACAGCGGGTTCACGTTCCGCGAATATGATTACCTGAACAACGCCCGTCAGGTGCCGAAGTTGCCCGACTACGCGGTGATCGACGTCACCACGCCGCCGAACGCCCGGTACCCCGGCAAGGTGGTCCGGGCCGGCTTCTTCGGCGAGAAGTGGGAACTGCTCGCGGACGACGGGAAGTAA
- the efp gene encoding elongation factor P: MASTKMIDIRRGMVLNMNGTLFYCLDRDLNTPGNWRAILYLKLKNMTTGSITDERVHPDDKVDVVYLDTKDYSYSYKDGEDFVFVDKETFEPVTLSNDMVGDMMKYLRENDDVKITFYDGKALSMELPQTVTLKVIETEPSIKGATAAAQTKAATLETGLVIQVPSFITQGELVEVQTEDGKYLKRSKEGK; the protein is encoded by the coding sequence GTGGCGTCTACCAAGATGATCGACATTCGGCGCGGCATGGTGCTGAACATGAACGGCACCCTTTTTTATTGCCTCGACCGCGACCTGAACACGCCGGGGAACTGGCGCGCGATCCTGTACCTCAAGCTCAAGAACATGACCACCGGCTCGATCACCGACGAGCGCGTCCACCCGGACGACAAGGTGGACGTGGTGTACCTCGACACCAAGGACTACTCGTACTCCTACAAGGACGGCGAGGACTTCGTGTTCGTGGACAAGGAGACCTTCGAGCCGGTCACCCTGTCGAACGACATGGTCGGCGACATGATGAAGTACTTGCGCGAGAACGACGACGTGAAGATCACGTTCTACGACGGCAAGGCGCTGTCGATGGAGCTGCCCCAGACCGTGACCCTGAAGGTGATCGAGACGGAGCCGAGCATCAAGGGCGCGACCGCCGCCGCCCAGACCAAGGCGGCCACCCTGGAAACGGGCCTGGTGATCCAGGTGCCCTCGTTCATCACCCAGGGCGAACTGGTCGAAGTGCAGACCGAGGACGGCAAGTACCTCAAGCGGTCGAAGGAAGGCAAGTAG